The nucleotide sequence TATCACATCTGAAATAATATTCATACCTCATGGCAACATTCAACTCTTTGGCATCAATAGTGCCTGAATAACACAGTCAAAtaacaaattacacaaaacagtTAACATATGTCTATGTCAAATGCAGATTCATAATGACGATATTCTAGTACCTGATCCATCAGTGTCGAATAGTTCAAATGCTTCCCTAATCTCTTGCCTCTTCTGTTGACTTAATCCATGATGACGTCCTCTAGGCTTCTCTACCCTAGACATACCTGACATACCTCTACGAAGACTTGCCTGAGAATGTGTTTGTGCAGCCATAAAAATTTATCAGCAGAACGCTAAAGCACAatgaaatttataaaatttatacttctcaaaaaaataaagtacGCAACTTCCTCAACATTTGCAAATACAGTTATGTGATGATAGAAgtacataagttatatatcatTGTAATGCCCATTAAGCAAGgaaaatttcaatttctttttctttctgatAAACGTAAACCAGATTAATTCATAATTCCAAGCCTCATTCAATGCCCTTCCCTAAAACCAAGTTAAGGTAAATTTGAGCTGGGTCAAAGATGGCAAATACTGTGACCAACACAAGCTGATATACAGAACAGCCATGTCCATCAAATTTCACAGACTTTGTAAAGTCTTAACAATTTGTTATAGCCAACAATAACTCTAAAGCCAGTTAACAGCGTCATCAAGTCAATTATATTTCTTGTCTACATAggataaaaatcaattgaatgtaTGAACCAAGAAATGCATGGGATAACAATCAAAaccaaataataaagaaatcgtTTATAATGGGGATTCCACTGTTCAACACTCAAATCACATTTACTATTTCAGTCATGAAAAGTACATAAGGGAAGCATGGAAAATGCAAGTAATCTCATGCTCTCAGGTAATGACATCAAAGGGATTTTGATGACCTTGCGTAATATTTTTCAACTGACAACCAgagattgaaaaataaatccacAACAACCATATACACATTAGTTTTGATACCACAAATCTGCCCACAAAACATCATAATTTACGTGTTCGAAAATCCCCAAATCAAACCGGTAAACCATCATTGACCTAGAAACAAGCCCGCCATGCCAATTTCGTACACACGCtaacaaaaccatttaaaattgACTTCAAAATCTATTTCGAAATTCCACACAATCACTGTCAATTAACTTTCATAAAGATCGTAAATCAACtcaagaaggaagaaaaataattatctCAAATTTCAGGCAACAGTTTTCCTCCAACTATTGATCTTGCAAGAATGCACAAAAATAGGGATCAACAAATGAATTATTAGATGCGGGCACTCTAAACTTTCTcccaagatttttttaaaaaaaagacgcAGAACAGAATCTCAGTAATATCAGAGGAACGCACCATAGCCTGAGCTGATGAGATCGCCACACGCAAGAgaaaaagtcgaacttgctagagAAGGTGAAAGATTGCAATGAAATATCCGGAGCAGTTGCCTAATCCAGTCTTCAAAACTGTGAGTCGGGCCTTCGATGATGTTTCTTTGGATACAGATTATGATGGGCCAACCTGAATAGTTTTTGTTTGTACAGACTGGGCCCATCAAGGCCTAAAAGATCCTGTAGGCCCAAAAGATCAAAGGCTCTCtagtcctcttttttttctgaGGGCATCCCGGTTAATCTAAAGACCGGCCCAACATGCCTAATCTATTCTCTTATTGTCAAACAAATTTAAGCATGCACAAATGAAATTAAACTTTTTTCCCTAATTCTTATGAGAAGATGAGAtaagagcacttccaaaacgCAAAGCATTAGCATCTTGAATTGGTTATATAATTACAAGATTCGTTTATATAAAGGAATTTGAATCTTGCACTTTATCACTATACCAATGTAAACGTAATTGAAGATAGCCTAATTGGTTATCTTTCCGGAATTAAGACGTAAAAAATATCGCCTGAGGTCGGGAGTTTCATTTTAAATTAACACAAATATTTTCAAATGGTTTGCATTGGATCTTGACCTAAATAACATGTCGGACGACGTTTGCTCATAACTTTTACGATCATAGAAGATAAGTTGCATTAGTAGTTGTACCATATGAAGTGCCAAATAATTTTACGAAATTAACCGCACCCATATATATAGTGTTGATTACATATTTTATGTAGTCAAATATTAAAAACAGTTTTCATAACTCCCAAGACTCGGTCCGCCACCTCTTGCCCAAACTACAAGGGCATGGTAGTGAACAAATCCAATTGAATAGCCTTGCTCTTGATCATATAATCCCTCTTCTCCAATTCAATTTTCTCAGTTTCCCCAACAACATTACCACATCCCTCGAAATCACATTTATCAATCCACAAACCCAGAACCTCATTAGCTATCAGACTAATATTGTCACGTATAATCTCCTCAACGCGTCCATCAGCTGCCTCATGACTCTTGATGCTGACCAAGATCCCGGTGGGAGACATAACGTGACGGAAATAGAGGGACGAGGAGAAGTAGGGTTGGGATTCAGGGACTAATTCGTTAAGTTGTCGTCTAAGTGGTTCGAGTTGATTGTCTTCGTAGAAAGTCTTGAGATAGTCGGGATTGAGGACAAGGTCCTTTCTAGGAGTTAAATCAAGGAAGAAAATAAGATATGTGGGGTTGCATTGGACTAGCTCGAATTGAAAGTGTGGTGCATTGGCTGTTGGTTTTAGGTAGACTTGCAAATTTGTAATGTTGAACACATCCCCATTTGGTTGCTCCAAGTGTAGCCAACTCGCAAGCATGAAGTCAATCTGTTGCAAAGTGTTGGCGATTGTTAGCGTGCAATAGATGATCAAAGCGACAAGAGTAAAGAGAGAATGCACAAAATTTGTAATCGGTAATAAAGGGAGTAAATTTGTAACCCTAGTTAGATTTTATACCTTGTggggttggtttttttttggttctaatGCTAATTGCTATTAAATAATGAACATAAAGGGTAcggtcattattttttttaaaccaagACAACACCATACAAATTGATCATTTGGATATTCAATCAATGAGTCTAAATTCAGGTCGTAAAATCTATGCGCACATATAAGAAAAAAAGTTGACAATGAACACAACTCACTAGGAGGTGCGGGCCCTTTTTATCCATCCATAGGTCTGCCAAATGGACAAAATTACTAATTTTACCTAGATGGTTATTAATTATATCAAATAGAAAGCATTTTTTAACATTTGTGCAGTACTAAATtcattttttgataaccgagaattCTTCAGTCCAACATATCTACCAGAGTCAGCTCTAAACTCGGACTGTCAACACCAATCGCTCGACATTAACGACAAATAAGACTCGTAACTCTTTAGTCGGTTAtttgaaaaaacattaaaattaaGCACGTTTTTTGAGTTTGTGGGAGAAATATAAGTATACTTACAGGAGAAGAATGATGGCCTTTTCTAACGCAAAGAGAACCTTGAGAACCAGTGGTCTCGTTCTGATAGAATTCCACGTCCGGGGGCACCGAAACCGGCAGGAGATGCGAGTCAAGACGGCTCTCCAAGGCCATAATAAGACTTAGCATCAGATCCCTATGAGCGGCCGATAGGTGCGGGAACTCCATCAATTTGCGCTGCGAGTCCATGCATGAGAGATGATGCCGGAGAGCTAGAGGCACAACGAGACCGCAGGGGAAGAGTCGAGGGAGAGACGTACATACTGCCATTATCTTCAAATTAAAAGAAGGCTTCATGAAAGTTTCAGTCACCAACATTCAACTTAACCACcttttatctttatctttatttttattgtgcAAGAAGAACCGGTAAGGATACACACGTGGGTCCCGCAACTCCCGACACGAACACAACATTAGAAATCACCAAAACTAATGAAAGTGTGATATTATCAAATGACCCTAACTCAAAGATTGACACGTGATGTGAGAAGCCGAGTTCACATCAATCGAGAAATATTTCGGTCATCGAATAAGGTAGAATTAAGAACTCTTAACTCGAGAGACTATATCCGAAGAGTCATGATAAGACAGCACGACAAGACTCATATACCTCCTCCGTGTCGTGACGGACATTTACATCTATCCTTGGTAACCTtagagcaaatgcaatggtgaactggtattgggccaacaaagatgttgtcttttgctgatgtggctgtattgtaaaatgtgttttgcttatgtggctgtattgggataagtgttttgctgatgtggatgtattgatatttgatgttttggtgtagttttgttgtggataatatggaggaatggaatgttgttgggttgggtggaaagagaaagtgtgtgggaagaaaaagtgtatagaaatttgtgttttgctgatgtggctgtattagaatacgtgtttgacttgactttttgtgtaatagaggtgggaccgggccaacaaaaatgttggcccaataagttgtttctcattgcatttgcccttaccgTGGTGATCAAACAACACATCTAGTTAGGAAAGAATCAAGGTATGATTTACCTTTAAAAGCAATTTAACCACACAGCAAATCTTTTAAAAAGCAATTTAACCACATAACGGTAACACAATTCACTGTAACTATTGTTCAAATAGGCATTAGCTATTACTGAAATCTGAAATCAGCTTTCTTGATGGGAAGGAGGCTACTTGATCTCCAACACCCACGAAAATACCTGATAAACCAACCTAAACTCTCGACATAATGGACAAATTAAACCTTACTGTGGCAGAATGTAAGGAGCCTTTTGTCTCCCGCTGCCATTGACCATCTATATCTAGTACTAAGGCCCATGACCTGCTGCAACATCTATGCCCATTGATGGTCAGTTGCAGACCTTGCTGCTCTGCATCAAGGGAGCATGGAATTCCACtgtcttcttcactttcttggaATGGGGGCCAGTCAACCCAATATTCTCATCACgacccctcttcttcttcttctccccttTCAACCAAACCCCAAAGATTTTAAAATCCTCACCCCCTTCTTCTTCAACACATTTTTCGTCATCATCGTGATCAGCAACCATCGCATCATGGGTGGACCTAAAGCTTCCTTGCCGCATGATTTGGTTGATCTGGTCAGGACCCACCTTCAAGTACTCGGTCAGAAACCCAACCAGCTCCTCACATTGATTCTTCGCTCGAGCGAGCTCCGACCTCAGACCCTCATTGACCTTCCTCCATTTCTCGTTTTCGCCAGATAAATCAGCGAACTGGGAAATCACTGCAGTGTCGACGGATTCTGTATTCTTTGAAACCGGCTTAGAGGTGGAGGAGGTGGAAGCCTGGTCCTCGCCGGAATTTGAAAGAGAATTGCCAGCAGCACCAGATGACTTGCCCGCAACATTAGTCGAGGCTGGCGTTAATGT is from Tripterygium wilfordii isolate XIE 37 chromosome 14, ASM1340144v1, whole genome shotgun sequence and encodes:
- the LOC120014953 gene encoding red chlorophyll catabolite reductase, chloroplastic, with protein sequence MLVTETFMKPSFNLKIMAVCTSLPRLFPCGLVVPLALRHHLSCMDSQRKLMEFPHLSAAHRDLMLSLIMALESRLDSHLLPVSVPPDVEFYQNETTGSQGSLCVRKGHHSSPIDFMLASWLHLEQPNGDVFNITNLQVYLKPTANAPHFQFELVQCNPTYLIFFLDLTPRKDLVLNPDYLKTFYEDNQLEPLRRQLNELVPESQPYFSSSLYFRHVMSPTGILVSIKSHEAADGRVEEIIRDNISLIANEVLGLWIDKCDFEGCGNVVGETEKIELEKRDYMIKSKAIQLDLFTTMPL
- the LOC120014954 gene encoding heat shock factor protein HSF24, encoding MAQRSVPAPFLTKTYLLVDDPSTDDVISWNENGTTFVVWKNADFAKDLLPNYFKHNNFSSFVRQLNTYGFRKIATDKWEFANENFRRGQKELLSEIRRRETVTLTPASTNVAGKSSGAAGNSLSNSGEDQASTSSTSKPVSKNTESVDTAVISQFADLSGENEKWRKVNEGLRSELARAKNQCEELVGFLTEYLKVGPDQINQIMRQGSFRSTHDAMVADHDDDEKCVEEEGGEDFKIFGVWLKGEKKKKRGRDENIGLTGPHSKKVKKTVEFHAPLMQSSKVCN